A window of the Pseudomonas furukawaii genome harbors these coding sequences:
- a CDS encoding MFS transporter — protein MTHQQNAHPTTSSSHSRQPIRAAAGSFLGTLIEWFDFYIYATASALIFSHVFFPGSSQFLGTLSSFATLAVGFLARPLGGIVFGHLGDRFGRKYSLILTLLLMGVSTVGIGLLPSYEQVGILAPILLVLLRICQGIAVGGEWGGAVLLASEHAPEGKRSFYASFAQLGSPAGLVLSLMVFRFISEMPEEAMYAWGWRLPFIGSVVLLLLAFVIRSRVNESPEFEAQAKAAKTEASPIRLVLRDSWPLVLLVMGACTIGISSAYFTNTFMIAYATQYLGIKSSMILECLSIVAVVQLINQPIAAWLADRVGAGRFLLITSGLSLFVPYLMFSLVSTGQSLMIILGISLTKVFSSAFYAVIAGYVVSVFPVSQRYSGISLAYQGCGALIGGTTPMIGTLIAGQSAGQWWPLALFYTALALISFVCVLLLMRRREAFAVAALR, from the coding sequence ATGACCCATCAACAGAATGCTCATCCAACGACATCGTCCAGTCATAGTCGACAGCCTATCCGGGCTGCGGCTGGATCCTTCCTGGGCACCTTGATCGAGTGGTTCGACTTCTACATCTACGCAACCGCATCCGCACTCATCTTCAGTCATGTGTTCTTCCCCGGGAGCAGCCAGTTCCTGGGCACCTTGTCATCGTTCGCCACGCTGGCGGTGGGCTTCCTGGCCCGGCCGCTGGGCGGCATCGTGTTCGGCCATCTGGGCGACCGCTTCGGGAGGAAGTACTCGCTGATCCTGACGCTGCTGCTGATGGGCGTTTCGACCGTTGGCATCGGCCTGCTGCCTTCCTATGAGCAGGTTGGCATCCTGGCGCCGATCCTTTTGGTGCTGTTGCGGATATGCCAGGGAATCGCGGTGGGCGGGGAGTGGGGCGGTGCAGTGCTATTGGCCAGCGAGCACGCGCCGGAGGGCAAGCGGAGTTTCTATGCGTCCTTCGCGCAACTGGGCAGCCCGGCCGGACTGGTGTTGTCGTTGATGGTCTTCCGCTTCATCAGTGAAATGCCCGAGGAGGCGATGTATGCCTGGGGTTGGCGGTTGCCTTTCATTGGCAGCGTCGTGCTGCTGTTGCTGGCCTTCGTGATCCGCAGCAGGGTGAATGAGTCCCCTGAGTTCGAGGCCCAGGCCAAGGCGGCGAAGACGGAGGCATCGCCCATCCGCCTGGTGCTGCGGGATTCCTGGCCGCTGGTGCTGCTGGTGATGGGGGCCTGCACCATCGGTATCTCGTCAGCCTATTTCACCAACACCTTCATGATCGCCTACGCCACCCAGTACCTGGGTATCAAGAGTTCGATGATCCTGGAGTGCCTGTCGATCGTCGCCGTCGTGCAGTTGATCAACCAGCCGATTGCCGCATGGCTCGCCGACAGGGTCGGGGCCGGGCGTTTTCTGCTCATCACATCCGGGTTGAGCCTGTTTGTCCCCTACCTGATGTTCAGCCTGGTGAGCACAGGGCAGAGCCTGATGATCATTCTCGGTATCTCGCTGACGAAGGTCTTCTCCTCGGCGTTCTATGCCGTGATCGCCGGCTATGTCGTCTCGGTGTTTCCGGTCAGCCAGCGCTACTCCGGCATCTCCCTGGCCTATCAGGGCTGTGGCGCCTTGATCGGCGGCACGACGCCCATGATTGGCACGCTGATCGCCGGCCAGTCCGCCGGCCAATGGTGGCCATTGGCGCTGTTCTACACGGCGCTGGCGCTCATCTCGTTCGTTTGCGTGCTGCTGCTGATGCGTCGCCGCGAGGCGTTTGCGGTGGCGGCGTTGCGTTAA
- a CDS encoding type II toxin-antitoxin system HicB family antitoxin, whose amino-acid sequence MKFPVALHKDPDSDYGVTVPDVPGCFSAGATVAEALDNVLEALTLHFEGLVADGDALPQPQDVDIHIANPDFAGGVWAVVDFDITPYLGKTVRFNATLPENLLQRIDERVKRDHRYASRSGFLAIAALRELAAGH is encoded by the coding sequence GTGAAATTTCCCGTTGCATTGCACAAGGATCCCGATTCCGACTACGGCGTTACGGTGCCCGATGTACCGGGCTGCTTCTCCGCCGGTGCCACCGTCGCCGAGGCCCTCGATAACGTGCTGGAAGCCCTTACTCTGCACTTCGAGGGATTGGTAGCCGACGGGGATGCGCTTCCGCAGCCCCAGGATGTGGACATCCACATCGCCAACCCCGACTTCGCGGGTGGCGTGTGGGCTGTGGTGGACTTCGACATCACTCCCTATCTGGGCAAGACGGTGCGATTCAATGCCACCCTGCCCGAGAACCTGCTGCAGCGCATCGACGAGCGGGTGAAGCGCGACCATCGTTACGCTTCTCGCTCGGGGTTCCTGGCCATAGCCGCGCTCCGGGAGCTTGCTGCAGGGCACTGA
- a CDS encoding DNA adenine methylase, whose amino-acid sequence MELQPIIKWAGGKRWLVRKSSELFPTEFNKYIEPFLGGGAVYFHLQPKKAILSDVNPELINVYSAVQKNWKRVVEILKEHQALHCKEYYYIVRGQSPKTIYARAARTLYLNRTCWNGLYRVNLDGQFNVPIGTKSNVLMDVDAFPQIAQLFSCAEFVVADFEQIVDRAEKDDFVFIDPPYTVKHNYNGFIKYNENLFRWEDQVRLRACVTRAVGRGAKVLVLNANHESIVKLYDDYEQIVLSRSNVLSGKSEFRGTYQELAVKCW is encoded by the coding sequence ATGGAGCTTCAACCAATAATTAAATGGGCGGGTGGCAAAAGATGGTTGGTGCGTAAATCCTCAGAGCTCTTCCCTACCGAATTCAATAAATATATCGAGCCATTCTTGGGCGGTGGTGCGGTTTATTTTCATCTGCAGCCTAAGAAAGCAATTTTGTCAGATGTGAACCCAGAGCTAATCAATGTGTACTCTGCTGTCCAGAAGAACTGGAAGCGAGTGGTTGAAATTCTCAAGGAGCATCAGGCTCTCCATTGCAAAGAGTACTATTACATTGTTCGGGGGCAGTCGCCAAAAACAATCTATGCCAGAGCTGCTAGGACGCTATACTTAAATAGAACGTGCTGGAATGGCTTGTATCGGGTTAATCTTGATGGCCAGTTCAATGTTCCGATTGGAACAAAGTCAAATGTTCTAATGGATGTTGATGCATTCCCTCAAATTGCTCAGCTATTTAGTTGTGCAGAGTTTGTGGTCGCGGATTTCGAGCAGATAGTTGATCGTGCAGAGAAAGATGATTTTGTATTCATTGATCCGCCATATACTGTGAAGCATAACTATAATGGCTTCATAAAATATAATGAAAATCTTTTCCGCTGGGAGGATCAAGTAAGGCTCAGGGCCTGTGTTACGAGAGCTGTAGGTCGTGGCGCTAAAGTCCTTGTGCTTAACGCGAATCATGAGTCGATAGTAAAGTTGTACGACGACTACGAGCAGATAGTTCTTTCCAGAAGTAATGTGCTGTCAGGAAAGAGCGAGTTCAGGGGAACATATCAAGAACTCGCTGTTAAATGCTGGTGA
- a CDS encoding DGQHR domain-containing protein encodes MKFNAMLPFTESADKKEFSVDCIAVEQPLGQFFIASIPYSKLIEITYADTRRVEEEEHGFETMLGIQRHVSKSRVSELNQYVNTFDACFPTAIILSIPESCVEYDASSKRLKIFESKSGVNDSDEGVPYEKIAKILDGQHRIKGLEGYVKDKKFDMNVSIFVDLDPASEAYIFSVVNQAQTKVNKSLVYDLYSLAKAKSPQKLCHQVAVALNETDGSPFRHKIKRLGVAGPKTEAVAITQAAFVEALMRHVSYPNSLAVEDRDLYLRGKKPRAPSSKDLEKMIFRGMMLEDRDYDLTDVIWNYFDAVQERWPEAWHSQNKGTMLSKTNGFMALMRFLKDIYIDREAIGTVLSKESFLEIFKAIDLNDNDFTVDNYKPGTSGESALYKDLKNKYFGE; translated from the coding sequence ATGAAATTTAACGCTATGTTGCCATTCACTGAAAGTGCCGACAAAAAAGAATTTTCTGTTGACTGCATAGCAGTTGAACAGCCGCTTGGGCAGTTCTTTATCGCCAGCATTCCTTACTCAAAACTGATTGAAATAACCTATGCGGACACCCGTAGAGTTGAAGAAGAAGAGCATGGTTTTGAAACCATGCTCGGAATACAAAGGCACGTATCAAAAAGTCGAGTTAGCGAACTAAATCAGTATGTAAATACTTTTGACGCCTGCTTTCCAACTGCGATAATTCTATCCATTCCGGAAAGTTGCGTCGAATATGACGCAAGTAGCAAGCGCTTGAAAATATTTGAATCAAAGTCCGGAGTCAACGATAGCGATGAGGGAGTACCATACGAAAAAATTGCCAAAATACTTGATGGACAGCATCGTATCAAAGGACTAGAGGGATATGTCAAAGATAAGAAATTTGACATGAACGTCAGTATTTTTGTCGACTTAGACCCTGCTTCAGAAGCGTATATTTTTTCAGTCGTCAACCAAGCACAGACAAAAGTCAACAAAAGCCTTGTTTACGACTTATATAGTCTCGCAAAAGCAAAAAGCCCACAAAAGCTATGCCACCAAGTTGCTGTTGCGCTAAATGAAACCGATGGAAGCCCTTTCAGGCATAAGATCAAACGCTTAGGTGTAGCAGGGCCCAAAACCGAAGCGGTGGCGATCACGCAAGCGGCATTTGTTGAAGCGCTGATGAGGCACGTAAGCTACCCAAACTCTCTTGCTGTTGAGGATCGCGATTTATACTTGAGAGGCAAGAAACCACGAGCACCATCATCCAAAGATCTTGAAAAGATGATATTTCGTGGAATGATGCTAGAGGATAGAGACTACGACCTTACTGATGTAATTTGGAATTATTTTGATGCAGTACAAGAACGCTGGCCCGAAGCCTGGCACAGTCAAAACAAAGGCACAATGCTAAGTAAAACCAATGGCTTCATGGCGCTAATGCGCTTCTTAAAGGACATTTACATCGACCGCGAGGCTATAGGCACCGTCCTCAGCAAAGAATCTTTCCTTGAGATTTTCAAAGCAATAGATCTTAACGACAATGACTTTACAGTTGACAATTACAAGCCTGGAACCAGCGGAGAAAGCGCCTTGTACAAAGATCTTAAAAACAAGTACTTTGGCGAGTAG
- a CDS encoding restriction endonuclease translates to MSVPTYDQFIEPILRYLAATPEGAAARDAHEAAADALNLSEAQRQELIASGQATYKNRAGWAHDRLKRAGLSSSAKRGYWKLTDAGITYAAQHPMPLAADMIEQLALGFIDVKLKSPTDAIPLDVQEQPAPTLSSATVSPDDRLEQALRELREATAADLLDNLLQVSPNRFEVIVLDVLHSLGYGASRNDLQRVGGSGDGGIDGVISLDKLGLEKVYVQAKRWQGTVGRPELQAFYGALAGQKAKRGVFITTSGFTAQAVDFARSVEGIVLVDGIRLVGLMMDHEVGVTSRLLRLPKLDSDYFDEE, encoded by the coding sequence ATGTCCGTCCCAACCTACGACCAGTTCATTGAGCCAATCCTGCGCTACCTGGCCGCAACGCCCGAAGGCGCGGCAGCACGTGATGCCCATGAAGCCGCTGCGGATGCGCTGAACCTGTCGGAAGCACAGCGCCAAGAGCTGATTGCCAGCGGCCAGGCCACCTACAAAAACCGTGCAGGCTGGGCTCATGACCGCCTCAAGCGCGCCGGCCTGTCCAGCAGCGCCAAGCGTGGATACTGGAAGCTGACCGACGCAGGCATTACCTATGCCGCCCAGCACCCCATGCCTCTGGCTGCGGATATGATTGAACAGCTAGCTCTTGGCTTTATAGACGTGAAGCTCAAGAGCCCGACCGACGCCATCCCACTTGATGTACAAGAGCAGCCTGCACCGACCCTCAGCTCGGCCACTGTAAGCCCCGACGACCGACTGGAGCAGGCTTTACGTGAGCTGCGCGAGGCAACAGCCGCAGACCTGTTGGATAACCTTCTGCAAGTGAGCCCCAACCGCTTTGAAGTTATTGTGCTCGATGTGCTGCACAGCCTTGGTTACGGCGCTAGCCGTAACGATCTGCAGAGGGTCGGCGGCAGCGGGGATGGCGGAATCGATGGGGTAATCTCACTCGACAAGCTCGGCTTGGAAAAGGTCTACGTGCAAGCCAAGCGCTGGCAAGGCACGGTTGGACGGCCAGAACTGCAGGCTTTCTATGGGGCACTTGCCGGGCAAAAAGCCAAGCGTGGCGTGTTTATCACTACGTCAGGCTTTACTGCTCAAGCAGTCGATTTTGCACGTTCCGTAGAAGGCATTGTGCTAGTTGATGGTATTCGACTGGTAGGCTTGATGATGGACCACGAAGTCGGTGTAACATCCAGATTATTACGATTACCGAAGCTAGATAGTGACTACTTCGATGAAGAGTAA
- a CDS encoding nuclease-related domain-containing protein yields the protein MDFTLIIAQAWGTLGWFIPAALLIGLLKSPWAKGQIGELLVRLFAHWQLDKQTYRRLHNVTLDTPDGTTQIDHVFLSPYGIFVLETKNMSGWIFGSEKQAQWTQQIYKQRFKFQNPLRQNYKHLKALEATLGVSPEHLHSVITFVGDSTFKTEVPANVTRGIGFIRYIKSFQQAVFSEAEVDAMLHALQTGRRTPTLATHCEHVQNLKRRSDPTAERQCPKCGGALLIRTVKSGPKAGQQFWGCSAFPKCRTMQSL from the coding sequence ATGGACTTCACCCTCATCATCGCGCAGGCCTGGGGCACGCTGGGCTGGTTTATCCCGGCCGCATTGCTGATTGGCCTGCTCAAGTCGCCTTGGGCCAAGGGCCAAATTGGCGAACTCCTGGTGCGACTGTTCGCCCATTGGCAGCTGGACAAGCAGACCTACCGCCGCCTGCACAACGTCACCCTGGACACCCCAGACGGCACCACCCAGATCGATCACGTTTTCCTCTCGCCCTACGGCATCTTCGTGCTGGAAACGAAGAACATGAGCGGCTGGATCTTCGGCAGCGAAAAGCAGGCGCAGTGGACGCAGCAGATCTACAAGCAGCGCTTCAAGTTCCAGAACCCGCTACGGCAGAACTACAAGCACCTCAAGGCACTGGAAGCCACCCTTGGCGTCAGCCCCGAGCACCTGCACTCGGTCATCACCTTTGTCGGCGATAGCACTTTCAAAACCGAGGTGCCGGCGAACGTGACCCGGGGCATCGGTTTTATCCGCTATATCAAGTCATTCCAGCAGGCGGTATTCAGCGAGGCTGAAGTCGACGCCATGCTGCACGCCCTACAAACCGGCCGCCGCACGCCGACCCTTGCCACTCACTGCGAGCACGTGCAAAACCTCAAGCGCCGTAGCGATCCGACAGCCGAACGGCAATGCCCTAAGTGCGGCGGCGCGCTACTGATCCGCACTGTGAAGTCAGGTCCGAAAGCCGGGCAGCAATTTTGGGGCTGCTCGGCGTTTCCCAAGTGCCGAACCATGCAAAGCCTTTAA
- a CDS encoding Fic family protein, producing MKDPLWIWQQPNWPHFSWQAEALSPLLRACSQALGRLLGMLGAVDSDAEAQSSLNAMLQNIVTSSAIEGEQLNVGSVRSSLARRLGLSEEGRTTSRSEGLAELLLDATHAHRQPLDEQRLFTWHRWLFPTDVPLLARPLHIGALRGEEPMQVVSGRIDQPTVHVEAPPRAGLETQLADFLAWFENSRRDASLDPFLRAGIAHFWFITLHPFEDGNGRLTRAITDLALAQGEQQAIRFYALSASILDDRAGYYRILEASQKGTLDITAWLQWFLATLLNSLEQALARIDRVLVKARFWQAHRSKALSAEQIKVLNRLLDGGEKGFENGISASQYQAVAKVSKATATRHLSDLVEKGCLARLPGGGRSTRYQLQHSANAQS from the coding sequence ATGAAAGACCCGCTCTGGATCTGGCAACAACCCAATTGGCCTCACTTCAGCTGGCAAGCCGAAGCGCTTTCCCCGCTGCTGCGCGCGTGCAGCCAGGCCCTGGGACGCTTGCTCGGGATGCTTGGCGCTGTGGACAGTGATGCCGAGGCGCAGAGCAGCCTGAATGCCATGCTGCAGAACATCGTCACCTCTTCAGCCATCGAGGGTGAGCAACTGAATGTCGGTTCGGTGCGCTCATCACTGGCGCGGCGCCTAGGGCTGAGCGAAGAAGGCCGCACCACCTCCCGCTCCGAAGGCCTGGCGGAACTGCTGCTCGATGCCACCCACGCGCATCGACAACCGCTGGACGAACAGCGACTGTTCACCTGGCACCGTTGGCTGTTCCCCACCGATGTCCCACTGCTGGCGCGACCACTGCACATCGGCGCACTGCGTGGCGAAGAGCCTATGCAGGTGGTTTCCGGTCGCATCGACCAACCGACCGTACATGTCGAAGCCCCTCCCCGTGCTGGGCTGGAAACGCAACTGGCGGACTTCCTCGCCTGGTTCGAGAACAGCCGCCGCGATGCCAGCCTCGACCCCTTTCTGCGTGCTGGCATTGCGCACTTCTGGTTCATCACCCTGCATCCCTTCGAAGACGGCAACGGTCGACTGACTCGCGCCATCACCGACCTGGCACTGGCCCAGGGCGAACAGCAGGCCATCCGCTTTTACGCCCTGTCAGCGAGCATCCTCGACGACCGCGCCGGCTATTACCGCATCCTGGAAGCCAGCCAGAAGGGCACGCTGGATATCACCGCCTGGCTGCAATGGTTCCTCGCAACGCTGCTCAACAGCCTGGAGCAGGCCCTCGCTCGTATCGACCGTGTGCTGGTCAAGGCACGCTTCTGGCAGGCTCACCGCAGCAAAGCCTTGTCTGCCGAGCAGATCAAAGTGCTTAACCGCCTGCTCGATGGCGGCGAGAAAGGTTTCGAGAACGGCATCAGCGCCTCGCAATACCAGGCCGTGGCCAAGGTCTCGAAAGCCACCGCCACGCGTCATCTTAGCGATCTTGTCGAGAAGGGCTGCCTTGCCCGGCTGCCCGGCGGCGGACGCAGCACGCGCTATCAGCTACAGCACTCGGCCAACGCTCAAAGCTGA
- a CDS encoding AraC family transcriptional regulator, translating to MSAALLNVVREYLDRHVDPNGLAQTPISGLTIIRTHEPSGLDYAITRPLACLVLQGRKQVMMGTQTFTFSAGDSLLITADVPTVSQIVQASPEAPYISLVIDLNLSLLTELMEEMQSAPSPEAAPIKIEPTDTEVVEAALRLMRLLDRPASAAVLHASLMRELHYWLLAGRHGSAISRLGWPDGHAQRIARAVTVLRSEFTRPLPVEHLASVAGMSTSSFHHHFRKHTSLTPLQFQKQLRLIEARRLMIGEGASPSTAAFTVGYESVSQFSREYRRLFGMPPGRHTARAC from the coding sequence ATGAGCGCAGCGCTGCTGAATGTCGTTCGCGAGTATCTGGATAGACATGTCGACCCCAACGGCCTTGCCCAAACACCCATTTCCGGCTTGACCATCATCCGTACGCATGAACCCAGTGGGCTTGATTACGCCATTACCCGGCCTCTCGCCTGTCTCGTCCTGCAAGGCCGCAAGCAGGTGATGATGGGAACTCAGACCTTTACCTTCAGCGCGGGAGATTCCCTGCTGATCACCGCCGATGTACCGACGGTCAGTCAGATTGTTCAGGCGAGTCCCGAGGCACCGTACATCTCGCTGGTGATCGATCTGAATCTCTCCTTGCTCACCGAGTTAATGGAAGAGATGCAGTCCGCTCCGAGCCCTGAGGCGGCGCCGATAAAGATCGAACCGACTGACACAGAGGTCGTTGAAGCGGCGCTGCGACTGATGCGCTTGCTGGATCGCCCGGCTTCAGCGGCAGTGCTGCATGCCTCGTTGATGCGCGAGTTGCACTACTGGTTGCTGGCAGGGCGTCATGGTTCGGCAATCAGTCGTCTGGGCTGGCCGGACGGCCATGCGCAGCGCATCGCGCGGGCGGTGACGGTGCTGCGCAGCGAGTTCACCCGCCCCTTGCCGGTGGAACATCTGGCCTCCGTAGCCGGCATGAGCACATCGTCATTCCATCATCATTTCCGCAAGCACACGTCGCTTACGCCGCTGCAGTTTCAGAAGCAGCTACGGTTGATCGAGGCCCGTCGCCTGATGATCGGAGAAGGGGCCTCGCCCAGTACCGCGGCATTCACCGTAGGCTACGAAAGCGTGTCGCAGTTCAGTCGCGAATACCGCCGCCTATTCGGCATGCCGCCGGGCCGGCATACGGCTCGCGCTTGCTGA
- a CDS encoding SDR family oxidoreductase has product MTKIAIVTGSSRGLGRNTALNIARQGSDVVVTYHSQADAALAVVAEIEALGRKAVALQLDAGNVTTFPVFVQRLRQALRETWQRENFDHLVNNAGHGDMASIAETTEAQFDALVNVHFKGVFFLTQALLPLLADGGRIVNISSGLTRVSYPGFSAYSAVKGAVEVLSLYMAKELGSRGIAVNTVAPGAIETDFLGGAVRDMPDLNKVFADMTALGRVGVPDDIGPMIASLLGEQNRWINAQRIEVSGGQAI; this is encoded by the coding sequence ATGACCAAGATCGCTATCGTAACCGGCTCCAGCCGTGGCCTCGGCCGTAACACCGCCTTGAATATCGCACGTCAGGGTAGCGATGTGGTTGTCACCTATCACAGCCAGGCCGACGCCGCACTGGCCGTGGTCGCCGAAATCGAAGCGCTGGGGCGCAAGGCTGTCGCGCTGCAACTGGACGCCGGCAATGTCACCACCTTCCCTGTGTTTGTGCAGCGCCTGCGCCAGGCGTTGCGAGAGACCTGGCAGCGTGAAAACTTCGATCACCTGGTCAACAACGCCGGCCACGGGGACATGGCCTCGATTGCCGAAACCACCGAAGCGCAATTCGATGCTCTGGTGAACGTACATTTCAAAGGTGTGTTCTTCCTCACCCAGGCATTGCTGCCGTTGCTGGCCGATGGCGGTCGTATCGTCAACATCTCTTCGGGGCTGACGCGCGTCTCCTATCCCGGCTTCTCCGCCTACTCGGCGGTCAAGGGTGCGGTCGAGGTACTAAGCCTGTACATGGCCAAGGAACTGGGCAGCCGGGGCATTGCAGTCAACACTGTGGCGCCGGGCGCAATCGAGACCGATTTTCTGGGCGGTGCGGTGCGCGACATGCCAGATCTGAACAAGGTGTTCGCGGACATGACGGCGCTCGGCCGCGTTGGCGTGCCCGACGATATCGGCCCGATGATCGCCAGCCTGCTCGGTGAGCAGAATCGCTGGATCAATGCCCAGCGTATCGAGGTCTCCGGCGGCCAGGCGATCTGA
- a CDS encoding helix-turn-helix domain-containing protein yields MKRDIFAELVEGFEALADERQGKVTLRSHKVQLPELCEVSSEELVAIRQKLNLSRPVFAMYLRTNPRTLENWEQGRAKPNAQATTLIRLVQKYPETIEHLAALGQ; encoded by the coding sequence GTGAAACGAGACATCTTTGCTGAGCTGGTTGAAGGCTTCGAGGCTTTGGCGGATGAACGCCAAGGCAAGGTGACTCTGCGCTCGCACAAAGTCCAATTACCCGAACTGTGCGAAGTCAGCTCCGAGGAGCTGGTGGCGATCCGCCAGAAGCTGAACCTGTCACGCCCGGTTTTCGCCATGTATCTGCGCACCAACCCGCGCACCTTGGAGAACTGGGAGCAAGGTCGGGCCAAGCCAAACGCCCAGGCGACTACGCTGATTCGTCTGGTGCAAAAGTATCCTGAAACTATCGAGCATCTAGCTGCTCTCGGTCAGTGA